CTAACCGCTTGCGGCGACATTGAGCCAAGCCGGGACGGGTTCGGTACAGGATCGGCGGGACTCACTCGTCGCGGGCGGCAGGGAGATGGGGCAGACGGTCCGCGGCGACCACGCCCTCCAGGTAACCGCGCGCCCGCTCGGTGCGCGGGTACGACTCCAGGAGCCGCCAGAAGCGGGGCCCGTGGCCGGGCACGAGGAGGTGGGCCAGTTCGTGGAGGAGCACGTAGTCCACGACGTACTCCGGCATGCCCTTGAGCCGGTGCGAGAGGCGGATGCTGCCCTCCGCGGGGGTGCAGGATCCCCAGCGGGTGTTCTGGTTGGTGACCCAGCGCACCGACGCCGGGCGAGCGCGGCCGTCCAGGTACTGCTCGGACAGCCGCCGGGCGCGTTCGGCGAGCTCCCCGTCGCCGAGTGTCCGCTTGCTCTCCTGGGCGGCGAGCTTGTCCAGCATCAGCGTCACCCAGCGCTGCTCCTCCGCCTCGGACATCCGGGCCGGGATGAGCACCACGGTCCGGTCGCCGTCCCGGTAAGCGGAGACCGTTCTGCGGCGCCTGGCGCTGCGGCGGACCTCGACCGCGCTCGTCGCGGAGTGGTGGGGCGGCTGGGCGGTCGTGCTGCGCTGCTGGCTCCCGGCACGGAGCGGTCGGTCGGCGGACACGCCCCGACGTTACCCGCTGGAGCAGGGGAAGTCCCGCCCCCGGTCGGTTCGGGGACGGCCGTCCGAACGGCCCTGGCCTGATCGACAATATGGGGCGCCTCATTTGGACGACTAATACCCCACACCTGTGGACAACCTTTTCCGCCGCACGACGCGGACGTGCATTCTGATGCCGTACGAGATGGATCCCGCCGGACTCGGCACCGGCGGGACGGACGAACGAACGGAGCGCGCACGGAGCGTGAACCGAGCGCGTATGGAACGGCGTACGAACGGGGGCGGATGTGCATCCGGTGGTGAAGCCTGCGCTGCGGCAGGCATGGCGGGACCTGCGTTATGTGCAGTTCGGAGTGACGGCGGCGCATGCCGTGGTGCTGGGGCCGGTGGACACGGCGACCGGAAGTCTGCTGTCGCTGTTCGACGGCACGCGGGGGCTGGCCCGGCTGCGTGAGGAGGCCCGGGCGATAGGACTTCCCGACGGCCATGTCGACGCCCTGCTGGAGCGGCTGGCGAAGGCGGGCCTGGTGGACGACGTGACGGGCGGCGGACCGGCGGCCGCAGCACTGCGGAAACGGACGGGAGCCTACGACCGGCTGCGCCCCGACCTGGCGTCGCTCTCGGTGGTCCATCCCGAACCGGGCGGCGGCGCGGCCCGGTTGGCTGCCCGGGACGCCGTGCGGGTGCAGGTGCGGGGCGCGGGCCGGGTGGGCGCGACGGTGGCGGCCGTGCTGTCCGCCGCCGGGGTGGGGCAGGTGGATGTGCTGGACGGGGGCCGCGTGGAGCCGTGGGACGTGGCGCCGGGCGGGGTGCCCGCGGAGGCGGTGGGCGAGCGCAGGGCCGTGTCCGCTCAACAGGTCGTGCGCCGGTCCGCCCCGGGCAGAGCGCGGCGCGCTCCCCGTCGGTCCGACGGCGGGCCGGTGGAGCCACCGCCGCTCTCCCTGGTGATCGTCGCACCGCGCGACGGCCTCGCGGCGTATGTGCCGGATCCGGCGACCGCCGAAGACTGGCTGGCCACCGGGACTCCCCATCTGTACGCGGGTGTTGCCGAGGCATCCGGCGTGGTGGGTCCACTGGTGCTGCCCGGGGGCTCGGCGTGCGCCGGATGCCTGGCGCTGCGCCGAGCCGACCGGGATCCGGTGTGGCCGCGGATGGCGGCCCAGTGGCGCACGCCCCGCCACCGGGAGACGGGCCCGGGGCCGTGTGACCTCGGACTCGCCACGACGGTCGCGGGTATGGCCGCCTCACATGCCCTGTCGTTCCTGGACGGTGAACTGCCCGCCAGCACGGGGACCCGGTGGGAGGTGTCGCTGCCGCTGCTCGAGTGGCGGTCGAGACGTATCGAGGCCCACCGTGACTGCCCCTGCGGGGCGGCTGGGCAGACTGAGGGGGAGCGCGCCTCGGGGGCGGGGACGACGCACGACACAATGGCCGGGGTAGCGGCGTCGACGGAGTGCCAGATGGCTGACGCGGCACGGCAGCTGGGAATTGGAGGGGCACATGTCTGATCTTCCCCGGAAGGCGGTCACCCGTACGGCCAAGCTGGCTGCTCTGCCGCTGAGTTTCGCCGGCCGTGCCACCTGGGGTTTGGGCAAGCGGATCGGCGGCAAGTCCGCGGAGATCGTGGCTCGCGAGCTGCAACAGCGCACGGCGGAACAATTGTTCAAGGTGCTCGGCGAACTGAAGGGCGGCGCGATGAAGTTCGGGCAGGCCCTGTCCGTCTTCGAGTCGGCCCTGCCCGAGGAGGTGGCCGGGCCCTACCGGGTCGCACTGACCAAGCTCCAGGACGCCGCTCCTCCGATGCCGACGCGCACGGTCCACGAGGCGCTGGCCGAGCGGCTGGGCGAGGACTGGCGTGAACTCTTCCTGGAGTTCGAGGACAAGCCGGCTGCGGCCGCGTCCATCGGCCAGGTCCACCGCGCCGTCTGGCACGACGGGCGCGAGGTCGCGGTGAAGGTGCAGTACCCCGGGGCCGGAGAGGCCCTGCTTTCGGACCTGTCCCAGTTGAGCCGGTTCGCCCGCCTGCTGGGACCGCTGATCCCGGGAATGGACCTCAAGCCGCTGATCTCCGAGCTGCACGACCGGGTCGCGGAGGAGCTGGACTACGATCTGGAGGCCCGGGCCCAGCGGGAGCACGCGGCTGAGTTCGCGGGCGACCCGGACGTGGTGGTGCCCGATGTGGTGCACCAGGCAGACCAGGTGCTGGTCACGGAGTGGATCGACGGGACACCGCTGGCAGAGGTGATCAGCGACGGCACCCAGGAGCAGCGCGACCGCGCCGGCCAGTTGCTGGCCCGGTTCCTGTTCTCCGGCCCCGCCCGGACGGGGCTGCTGCACGCCGACCCTCATCCGGGGAACTTCCGGCTGCTCCCTGCGGCCGGTGCTTCCGAGGGCGAAGGGGATCCGGCCGAGTGGCGGCTCGGTGTCCTGGACTTCGGCACGGTGGACCGGCTGCCAGGTGGACTGCCCAGGACCATCGGCGACTCCCTCCGGATGACGCTGGAAGGAGAGGCCGACGCGGTCTACGGGGTGTTGTGCGAGGAGGGTTTCGTCAAGGAGTCGATCGACCTCGACCCGGACGCCGTGCTGGAGTACCTGCTGCCGATCATCGAACCCGCGGAGGCGGACCGGTTCACCTTCACCCGCGGCTGGATGCGGACCCAGGCGGCGCGGATAGCCGATCCGCGCTCTCCCGCACACCAGTTGGGCAAGCAGCTCAATCTCCCGCCGGCCTATCTACTGATCCACCGTGTGACGCTGAGCACGATAGGCGTGCTGTGCCAGTTGAACGCGACCGTACGGCTGCGGCACGAACTGGAGTCCTGGCTGCCCGGTTTCCTGGCCGGCCCCGAGGCCGGCACCGGCCTGGAGACCGTCACCGACGCGGACACCGAGGCCGGCGACGTGGCAGCGGAGGTCTGACCTTCCGGGCCCCGGTCGGGCGCGCCACGGGCTCCCGTCTCCCGGTCAGGACCGGGAGAGTGGGTCCGGCCCGGGGCAAGGGCCCGGCCCGAGGGCCGCTCACCACCAGGACGAGTCGAGCCGTCCCTCGATGGCCCTGATATTGGCCCGGGCGCACTCCTCGCAGAAGTAGTGCCGTCGGCCGTTCTCCACGGAGCAGATCCAGGTGGGAGGAGTGCCCTCGGCGACCGCGCCGCACCGGGAACACACGACGTTCTCGGCACCCGGCTGGGCAGGGCGATGAGTCTGTTCGTCCACCACGTGACGATAACCCCGCAGGGCGCGCCGGAGAGGACAACGCACCGCGGGGGCCGGTCCTCGGACCGGCCCCCGCGGGAGGCACTGATTCATCGGACGGTCGGGCCACCGTCGGGGACGGCGGCCCGGCTCCGGACTACTGCATGACGGCCATGGCCAGCGCACGGCGGGCGCGCAGGGACGCGCGCTCGGCACGCCGGTGCATCCGCCGAGCGGCCGCCAGGCGCACGGCCCCGCGCTCCGCCTCGGCTTCCCGCAGGCGCTCCTGCATATGCGCACGGGCCAGAGCTTCTGGGATGAGTTGCATCTCACGGGTCCTGTTCTGACGCGAGGCGTTCGCGCCGATGGTGGTGACGTACGGGGTCGCGGAGCCGGACGGCTCGCTGGTGGAAGAGGTCATCGGGGCCTGCTTCTGGGGATCGTGCTTGAGGGGACGGTCGACGGTGCCTGGGTGCGCGTTCATGCCGCGACCGGGTTCTTGCGCGGACGGCCACGCGGCCGCTTGCGGGCGACGACCACACCCTGGACGAAGAGCTCCCCGCCCCAGACGCCCCAGGGCTCACGCCGCTCCTTGGCGCCGGCGAGGCAGGCCTCGACCAGGGGGCAGGTGCGGCAGAGGGACTTGGCGTACTCGACGTCCGCCGGCGACTCGGCGAAGAAGACCTCCGGGTCGTAGGAACGGCAGGGGACGGGAACGCCGAGGTTCTCGATCGCGTCGTCGAGCGCGGTGAGCGCAGTGAGGGGGGTCAAGGTGGAGTCCTCCGTGAGGCCGGGCGGGGGGATCGTTTCGGAAGGCGGTACGGACGGGGCGTGCGCTTCGAGTTGCACGGTGGTGTTTTTCCTCGTCTGTTCTGTCCGGTCTGTGGACCGGGCTTCGGCTGGTACCGGGTCTTGCTGGTCCCGAGGCCCCTTCGCTCTGTTTCCTCATCGGGGAAAACAGAAGGGCCGCGGATCCCGGGTGGGGTTCCGCGGCCCTGAAGGCGCCGGCCTGATCCTGGATCAGGCTGGATCACTCCAGGGTTCGAGCCCACGGAAGGCCCACATCGTGTGGTGCTGCGTCGTCTGCTTCTGGGTTCCGGCACTGGCCGCCGCGAGGGCGCAGGCCTTGGCCTCCGCCGCCACTGCTCCTGCTTCCAGTGCCTTGGTCGGTCGCTCATTGCGCTCCCGGACGGGCAGACCCGCGCCGAGGGCGACCGGGCGGCCGGCCGCGAAGCCGGACAGACCGGTGGCAATGAACGCCGAGCCGGAGAGGCCGAGCGAGCAGGCGGAGACGACCGAGCGATCGGTCATTTTGACGGTCGTGCGGATGGAGCTGGTGTAGATGCTGATCACTGGAATCGCCTCCTCTCGGCGTCTCGGGACCGGCCGGGGCCGATCACATGTATTCGGATAAGTACAGCACGGCAACAGGGCTTCGGAGAAGCCGCCGTTCCCGTGGTTAAGAACCTATGGGGATGACTGGCACGCGCGCAAACTATTTTCTCGACGAGTTTTCATCAGTCGTCCTCGTCGCTCCCACCGACCTCCTGGCCTGCGCAGATGGCCAGGACATCGGCACCGAAGCGGCCCAGCTTGCGCCCGCCAACGCCCGAGATCCCCGCGAGCTCACCCTCGCTGCCGGGCACGGCCTCGGCGATCGCCATCAGGGTCTTGTCGGTGAAGACGCAGTACGCCGGCTGGCCCAGCTCCCTGGCCTGCTCCGACCGCCACTCGCGCAGCCGATCGTACAGCGCCTCGTCCATGTCGGAGGGGCAGTCCTCACAGCGCATCAGCTTCATCTCACCGGCGTCGGTGAGCGTCTTGCCGCACACCCGGCACAGCACAGGTCCGCGGCGCTTCCGCCGTCCTCCGGCGCCGCGCTCGATTCCTCCGGCACCACCGGCCGTTCGGGTACCGGGGGCCGCGGAACCCGGCCTGAGCCCGCTCAGGAAACGGGTGGGGCGGCGGGAGGCGCGGCCCCCGGGCGAGCGGGACAGCGCCCAGGAGAGCGACAGATGGAGCCGGGCGCGGGTGACGCCGACGTACAGGAGCCGGCGCTCCTCCTCGACCTGCTCGTCGGTCTTGGCGTAGGTGATCGGCATCATCCCCTCGGTGAGTCCGACCAGGAACACGGCATCCCACTCCAGGCCCTTGGCCGAGTGGAGCGAGGCCAGGGTGACGCCCTGGACGGTCGGGGCGTGCTGGGCGGCGGCGCGCTCGTCGAGCTCGGCGACGAGGTCGGCTAGTCCGGCCCCTGGCCTGGCACGGGCGAAGTCCTCGGCCAGCCTGACGAGCGCGGCCAGCGACTCCCAGCGGTCGCGCACCGCGCCCGAGCCGGCGGGGGGCTCGGTGCTCCAGCCCTTGGTGGACAGCACGGCCCGGACCTGCGAGGGCAGGTCCTCCGCGTCGTCCAGCAGGGCGTCGTTCCCTCCGGCGCGAGCCGCTCCCCTGAGCGCGACCCCGGCCTCCCGGACCTCGGCGCGCTCGAAGAACCGCTCCGCGCCGCGCAGCTGGTACGGCACACCCGCGTCCGCGAGGGCCTGCTCGTAGACCTCGGACTGGGCGTTGACCCGGAACAGCACGGCGATCTCACCGGCCGGGACGCCCGCGGCGATCAGGTCGCGGATCCGGCGGGCGGTGCCCTCGGCCTCGGCGGGCTCGTCCGCGTACTCCGTGTAGGAAGGATCCGGGCCGGGGTCGCGCTGCGAGACCAGTTCCAGCCGGTGCTCGGCGGCGCGGCCGCGCGCCTGCCCCAGCAGACCGTTGGCCAGATGGACGACCTGAGGGGTCGACCGGTAGTCGCGCACGAGCTTCACCACCGTCGCCCCGGGGTGACGGGTGCGGAAGTCCAGCAGATGGTCGGGGGTGGCGCCAGTGAAGGAGTAGATGGTCTGGCTGGCGTCGCCCACGACGCACAGGCTGTCCCGATCGCCGAGCCACAGCTCCAGCAGCCGCTGCTGGAGCGGCGACACGTCTTGGTACTCGTCGACCACGAAGTGCTGGTACTGGCGGCGGATCTGGTCGGCGATGTCGTGGCGGTCCTGGAGGATACCGACCGTGAGCAGCAGGACGTCCTCGAAGTCGATCACCGAGCGATCGCGCTTCAGCTGCTCGTACAACGCATAGATCTGGCCGATCTCCGCCGGGTCACGAGGCGCGTCCCTGAGGGACTTGGCTACCGCGGCTGGATAGTCGGCGGGGACGGTCTGGGTGACCTTGGCCCATTCGATCTCGCTGGTCACGTCCCTGAGCTCGTTGCGGTCGAGCCTCACACGGCAGCGGGCAGCCGCCTCGGCGACGAGCTGGATCTTGCGCTCCAGCAGCCTCGGCAGCTCCCCGCCGACGACTTTCGGCCAGAAGTACTGAAGCTGGCGGAGGGCCGCCGAGTGGAACGTGCGGGCCTGCACTCCGCCCGCGCCGAGCTGCCGCAGCCGGCCTCGCATCTCCCCCGCGGCGCGGTTGGTGAACGTGACGGCCAGCACACTCGCGGGCTGGAGTATCCCCGCACGCACTCCGTAGGCGATGCGATGGGTGATCGCCCGCGTCTTGCCCGTACCTGCGCCGGCCAGGACGCACACCGGGCCGCTCAGGGCGGTTGCCACCGCCCGCTGCTCGGGGTCGAGCCCGTCGAGCACCGCGTCGGCGGACTCGGGGACCTGAGGGAAGTGGGAGGAGTGCGTTGCTGCTGTCACCCCGCCATGCTGCCAGGTCCGGCGAGATCACCGGGACGGTTGTCCACAGGGGGACGGGATCGTCGTACCGGTAGTACCGGTACGGGAACGGGGAATGGCGGCGGGGTCGCGTACGTTCAATCCCCGGAAACCCCCGTGGGGCACCCACCCCCACCGGCCCAGAGGAGCGGGAGAAGGACATGCAGGGAACTCTGACGATGTACAGCACCACCTGGTGCGGCTACTGCCGGCGGCTGAAGAGCCAGCTGGACCGCGAGGGGATCTCGTACGTCGAGATCAACATCGAGCAGGACCCGCAGTCGGCCGCGTTCGTCGAGAAGGCGAACAACGGCAACCAGACCGTGCCGACCGTCCTCGTGGTGCCGCCGAACGGCGGCGAGGACATCGTCATGACGAACCCCAGCCTGGCCCAGGTGAAGC
The genomic region above belongs to Streptomyces marianii and contains:
- a CDS encoding TOMM precursor leader peptide-binding protein — translated: MHPVVKPALRQAWRDLRYVQFGVTAAHAVVLGPVDTATGSLLSLFDGTRGLARLREEARAIGLPDGHVDALLERLAKAGLVDDVTGGGPAAAALRKRTGAYDRLRPDLASLSVVHPEPGGGAARLAARDAVRVQVRGAGRVGATVAAVLSAAGVGQVDVLDGGRVEPWDVAPGGVPAEAVGERRAVSAQQVVRRSAPGRARRAPRRSDGGPVEPPPLSLVIVAPRDGLAAYVPDPATAEDWLATGTPHLYAGVAEASGVVGPLVLPGGSACAGCLALRRADRDPVWPRMAAQWRTPRHRETGPGPCDLGLATTVAGMAASHALSFLDGELPASTGTRWEVSLPLLEWRSRRIEAHRDCPCGAAGQTEGERASGAGTTHDTMAGVAASTECQMADAARQLGIGGAHV
- a CDS encoding M48 metallopeptidase family protein, with the protein product MSADRPLRAGSQQRSTTAQPPHHSATSAVEVRRSARRRRTVSAYRDGDRTVVLIPARMSEAEEQRWVTLMLDKLAAQESKRTLGDGELAERARRLSEQYLDGRARPASVRWVTNQNTRWGSCTPAEGSIRLSHRLKGMPEYVVDYVLLHELAHLLVPGHGPRFWRLLESYPRTERARGYLEGVVAADRLPHLPAARDE
- a CDS encoding ABC1 kinase family protein — translated: MSDLPRKAVTRTAKLAALPLSFAGRATWGLGKRIGGKSAEIVARELQQRTAEQLFKVLGELKGGAMKFGQALSVFESALPEEVAGPYRVALTKLQDAAPPMPTRTVHEALAERLGEDWRELFLEFEDKPAAAASIGQVHRAVWHDGREVAVKVQYPGAGEALLSDLSQLSRFARLLGPLIPGMDLKPLISELHDRVAEELDYDLEARAQREHAAEFAGDPDVVVPDVVHQADQVLVTEWIDGTPLAEVISDGTQEQRDRAGQLLARFLFSGPARTGLLHADPHPGNFRLLPAAGASEGEGDPAEWRLGVLDFGTVDRLPGGLPRTIGDSLRMTLEGEADAVYGVLCEEGFVKESIDLDPDAVLEYLLPIIEPAEADRFTFTRGWMRTQAARIADPRSPAHQLGKQLNLPPAYLLIHRVTLSTIGVLCQLNATVRLRHELESWLPGFLAGPEAGTGLETVTDADTEAGDVAAEV
- a CDS encoding mycoredoxin — its product is MQGTLTMYSTTWCGYCRRLKSQLDREGISYVEINIEQDPQSAAFVEKANNGNQTVPTVLVVPPNGGEDIVMTNPSLAQVKQALAI
- a CDS encoding ATP-dependent DNA helicase UvrD2 — translated: MTAATHSSHFPQVPESADAVLDGLDPEQRAVATALSGPVCVLAGAGTGKTRAITHRIAYGVRAGILQPASVLAVTFTNRAAGEMRGRLRQLGAGGVQARTFHSAALRQLQYFWPKVVGGELPRLLERKIQLVAEAAARCRVRLDRNELRDVTSEIEWAKVTQTVPADYPAAVAKSLRDAPRDPAEIGQIYALYEQLKRDRSVIDFEDVLLLTVGILQDRHDIADQIRRQYQHFVVDEYQDVSPLQQRLLELWLGDRDSLCVVGDASQTIYSFTGATPDHLLDFRTRHPGATVVKLVRDYRSTPQVVHLANGLLGQARGRAAEHRLELVSQRDPGPDPSYTEYADEPAEAEGTARRIRDLIAAGVPAGEIAVLFRVNAQSEVYEQALADAGVPYQLRGAERFFERAEVREAGVALRGAARAGGNDALLDDAEDLPSQVRAVLSTKGWSTEPPAGSGAVRDRWESLAALVRLAEDFARARPGAGLADLVAELDERAAAQHAPTVQGVTLASLHSAKGLEWDAVFLVGLTEGMMPITYAKTDEQVEEERRLLYVGVTRARLHLSLSWALSRSPGGRASRRPTRFLSGLRPGSAAPGTRTAGGAGGIERGAGGRRKRRGPVLCRVCGKTLTDAGEMKLMRCEDCPSDMDEALYDRLREWRSEQARELGQPAYCVFTDKTLMAIAEAVPGSEGELAGISGVGGRKLGRFGADVLAICAGQEVGGSDEDD
- a CDS encoding WhiB family transcriptional regulator, which encodes MQLEAHAPSVPPSETIPPPGLTEDSTLTPLTALTALDDAIENLGVPVPCRSYDPEVFFAESPADVEYAKSLCRTCPLVEACLAGAKERREPWGVWGGELFVQGVVVARKRPRGRPRKNPVAA